Genomic segment of Pseudomonas iranensis:
CCTGGATCCTGGCAGTTGTGCATTTTGTTGTTGATGGCGACGATGATCGCGTCTTCCAGTTTGGTGGTGTAGTAGTGCTCTTGGGTGCCTTGAGCCGAAGTGCGGTACCACTGGATAACGATTTCGCTCATGCGCTCGCCGGAAGTCAGTGCTGCTTGCAGCAGTGGCGAAGCCTTGTCGTAGACCTTGGTGATCACAACTGGCTTGTGTACGCGCTGACCGGTTGGCTGACCGGATTGCGGGTCACGCGGGATGATCACGTCGTGGGTGAAAGCCTGAACCATGACCTGGTCTTCGTGGCCTTCCTGGTAAGTGTTGCCAACGGAGTCGGCGGTGAAAGCGCCGGCAGTGATCAGGCCTTGTTTTTCGCCGGTAACCGACATGTACGCTGGTGTTGCCATGGGGTGCTCTCCTTGCGGATAAATTTAGGGTGCCCGGAGGCGAAATCGCCCGGTGGGTGGCTGAGAGTTATCAAGGAGCGTGCCAGGTTTTGCGCGGTGCCCGAATGGCGGGGGCGCCACGGTAGTTGGTGATCATTCGGGGCGATTCTCAGCGGGAAAATCGGAAGAAAGTGCGCAAGAAGTTGCGCAGTACTGCGCAACTTCTTGCGCACTTGGCTGCAGGCCTTGCGCCGCTTGAGCTGCAGAGGATTTAGGCCCTGAAATATTACGACCCACTGCGCAACTTCTTGCGCAGTTGGGTATTTGCTGGGACTGCGGTGTTGCCTTCGCGAGCAGGCTCGCTCCCACAGGGACAGTGCTGCCAGCGAAAGCGTCTTATAAATGAAACACCGCGCTCGGCTATACTCCCCGCATTTCGATCAGGCACGAGGATTCACTGTGAAGAACTGGACGTTGCGCCAACGCATTTTGGCGAGCTTTGCGGTGATTATCGCCATCATGCTGTTGATGGTGGTGCTGTCCTACTCGCGGTTGTTGAAAATCGAGGCCAGTGAAAACAGCGTGCGCGACGATGCCATCCCCGGCGTCTATTACAGCTCGATGATTCGCGGCGCTTGGGTCGACAGTTATTTGCAGACCCAGGAGCTGCTCGGCCTCAAGGAAGGCCAGGGCGTTTCCAGCGAAGACGCAGCGGACTACAAGGCGTTCGAGGCGCGTCTGCAAGAGCAGATGGCCAACTATCGCAAGACCATGGCCACCGATGAAGACCGTTCCGAATTCGCCCTGTTCGAGAAGTACCACGATACCTACATGCAGATTCAGGATGCCGTGCTGGACCTGCACAAGCGCAATTTGGAAGCCGATGCCATCAAGCTGTTCAACGAGAAACTGACCCCGGCGTGGTACACCGGACGGATGAAGCTCAACGACATCATTGGCGAGAACAAAGTCGTCGCTGATACCGCCATGGCCAATATCGACGACGCGGTGGCAACGGCCAAAGTCAGCATGGTCATTTCCCTGCTGGTTGCGGTGCTGGCTGCCGGACTCTGTGGTCTGCTGTTGATGCGCGCGATCATGGCGCCGATGAACCGCATCGTGACCATCCTCGACATCATGCGCACCGGCGATCTGAGTTCGCGCCTGAACCTCGATCGCAAGGACGAGTTCGGTGCGGTCGAAACCGGCTTCAACGACATGATGACCGAGCTGACATCGCTGGTGTCCCAGGCCCAGCGCTCCTCGGTGCAGGTGACCACCTCGGTGACCGAAATCGCTGCCACGTCCAAGCAGCAACAAGCCACCGCCACCGAAACCGCAGCGACCACCACCGAAATCGGCGCAACCTCTCGCGAAATCGCCGCGACCTCGCGGGATCTGGTGCGCACCATGACCGAAGTGTCCACCGCTGCCGATCAGGCCTCGGTACTCGCCGGCTCCGGCCAGCAAGGCCTGGCGCGCATGGAAGACACTATGCACTCGGTCATGGGCGCGGCGGATCTGGTCAACGCCAAACTGGCGATCCTCAACGAGAAGGCCGGCAACATCAATCAGGTGGTGGTGACCATCGTCAAGGTGGCCGACCAGACCAACCTGCTGTCGCTCAACGCAGCGATCGAAGCCGAGAAGGCCGGCGAGTACGGTCGCGGTTTTGCCGTGGTCGCCACCGAAGTCCGGCGTCTGGCTGATCAGACCGCCGTGGCCACCTACGACATCGAACAGATGGTTCGCGAGATCCAGTCGGCGGTGTCGGCCGGAGTGATGGGCATGGACAAGTTTTCCGAAGAAGTACGCCGCGGCATGTCGGAAGTGCAGCAGGTCGGCGAGCAGCTGTCGCAGATCATCCATCAGGTGCAGGCGCTGGCGCCGCGCGTGCTGATGGTCAACGAAGGCATGCAGGCCCAGGCCACTGGCGCCGAGCAGATCAACCATGCGCTGGTGCAGTTGGGCGATGCCAGCAGCCAGACCGTCGAATCGCTGCGTCAGGCCAGTTTCGCCATCGACGAACTGAGCCAGGTGGCCGTCGGCCTGCGCAGCGGCGTTTCGCGATTCAAAGTCTGATGAGCGAAATCATCGCCAAGCGTGGCGCCGCGCCAGTGGCGAAGCAGGCGCTGTTTCTGCTGTTTCGCATCGGCAGCGAGCGCTATGCCTTGCGAGCCACCGAAGTGGCCGAAGTGCTGCCGCGCCTGCCGTTGAAGCCGATTGCCCGGGCGCCGCACTGGGTGGCCGGGGTGTTCGCCTATCGCGGGGCGGTGGTGCCGGTGATCGACCTCAGCGCGCTGACTTTCGGCCGACCCGCCGAGGCGCGCACCAGCACGCGGCTGGTGCTGGTCAATTATCAGCCGGATCAAGCGCAAGCAGCGCAATGGCTCGGGCTGATTCTCGAGCAGGCCACCGACACGCTGCGCTGTCATCCGCAAGATTTCCAGCCCTACGGCCTCGACAACCGCGAGGCGCCGTACCTCGGCCCGGTGCGCGAGGATGCGCAGGGATTGCTGCAATGGGTGCGGGTCAATGACTTGCTCGATGACGCCGTGTGCAGCTTGCTGTTCCCCGATCCGCCGCGTGATCCGGCGCAGCTTGAGGCGCAGTCATGAGTGGTGAGCAGCGCTTTTTCGATTTCCTCAAGGAACGCATCGGCCTTGATGTCGCGTCGGTGGGCGCGGCGATCATCGAGCGTGCCGTGCGCCAGCGCACCACGCTGTCCCAGGCCGCCCACGCCGACGAATACTGGCAGCTGTTGCAAGGCTCGCGGGATGAACAGCAGGCGCTGATCGAAGCGGTGATCGTTCCGGAAACGTGGTTTTTCCGGTATCCGGAATCCTTCGCGACGCTGGGCAAACTGGCGCGAGGTCGGCTTAAAGAACTCAACAATATGCGCGCGTTGCGAATTCTGAGCCTGCCGTGCTCGACCGGCGAAGAACCCTACTCGATTGCCATGGCCTTGCTTGATGCCGGATTGCAGCCGCATCAGTTCAAGGTCGACGGCATGGACATCAGCCCGCTCTCGGTGGAAAAGGCGCGGCGTGCGGTGTATGGCAAGAACTCCTTTCGCGGTCAGGATCTGGAATACCGCGAGCGACATTTTTTTGCCGAGCAGGACGGCCACCGGGTCAACGAATACGTTCGCGAACAAGTGCGCTGGCAGGTCGGCAATGTCCTCGATCCGACGCTGTTTGCGAGCGAGCCAGCCTTCGATTTCGTGTTCTGCCGCAACCTGCTGATCTACTTCGACCAGCCGACGCAAAAGCAGGTGTTCGAAGTGCTCAAGCGCCTGACCCATGTTGACGGCGTGCTGTTTATCGGCCCGGCGGAGGGCAGTCTGCTCGGGCGTTTGGGCATGCGCTCGATCGGCATCCCGCAGTCGTTCGCTTTCAGCCGTCATAGCGAGCCGCACCCCGAACCACTGCCGACACCCAAACCGGTCGCCGTGCCGGTCAGCCAGCCATTGCGCAGCGCGCCGCCAGCGCCAGTGCGCAATCGGCCGTTCGCTGCCGTGACGGCTTTGCCGGTGACGAAAAAAACTGCCAACCCCGACGCCGCGACATTGCTGGCGCAAATCGCTGCACTGGCCAACGAAGGCAAAAGCGCCGAGGCCCGTGCCGCGTGCGAACACTATCTGCGCAGCCATGAACCGGTGGCGCAGGTGTTCTACTGGCTCGGGCTGCTCAGCGATGTCGCCGGCCTGAGCCTCGAGGCCCAGGGTTTTTATCGCAAGGCCTTGTACCTCGAACCGCAACACCCCGAAGCGCTGATGCACCTGGCCGCGTTGCTACAGGCTCAGGGCGACACGGCGGGTGCCCGACGATTGCAGGAGCGCGCCGCCCGCAGCGGGCGCACCGCCGACAGTGAGCGTAAACGATGAGCGCGTCCGACACCTTGAACGTTACCCACGAAGACGCCCGCGCCATCGACGATTGCTGGAACCGCATCGGCATTCATGGCGACAAGTCCTGCCCGTTGCTGGAAGAGCACATTCATTGCCGCAACTGCTCGGTGTATTCTGCCGCCGCCACGCGCCTGCTCGACCGTTATTCGTTGCAGCAGGACCAGCGCGAAGCAGTGGTCAGCAAAGTCGAAATCGACGTCAAGACCCGCTCGCTGCTGATGTTCCGCCTCGGCGAGGAATGGCTCGGACTGGCCACGCGCACGCTTGTCGAAGTTGCGCCGTTGCAGGCGATACATTCGCTGCCGCACCAGCGCTCGCGGGCCTTGCTCGGCGTGGCCAATGTCCGTGGCGCGCTGGTCGCGTGCCTGTCGCTGGTGGAACTGCTCGACCTCGGCGCCAGCGTCGCGCCGGCGGGCGGCGGGCGAGTCATGCCGCGCATGCTGATCATCGCCGCCCATGGCGGGCCGGTAGTGGTGCCGGTGGATGAAGTTGACGGTATTCATGCCATCGACGAACGCATCCTCGATGCCGCATCGCAGTCCGGTGCGCAAGCCAGTGCCAAATACACCCGTGGCGTTCTGCAATATCGCGGTCGCAGCCTGCGCTGGCTGGATGAAGAACAGCTGTTGTCCGCCGTGACCCGGAGCCTGACATGACCCCCGAGCAAATGCGCGACGCCTCCCTGCTCGAACTGTTCAGCCTCGAAGCCGAAGCCCAGACCCAAGTGCTCAGCGCCGGGCTGCTGGCGCTGGAGCGCAATCCGACTCAGGCCGATCAACTGGAGTCGTGCATGCGCGCGGCGCACTCGCTCAAAGGCGCAGCGCGGATCGTTGGTATCGACAGCGGGGTCAGCGTCGCCCACGTCATGGAAGATTGCCTGGTCAGCGCCCAGGAAGGGCGTTTGTTGCTGCGTCCCGAGCACATCGACGCGTTGTTGCAGGGCACCGACCTGCTGATGCGCATCGCCACGCCGGCCAACGCGCCGCGACCTGCGGACATTGAAGCCTACGTGACGCTGATGGGGCGTTTGCTCGATCCGTCGGCGCCAGCCGCTGTGGTTGCCACGCCGCCGATGGCCGAGTTGCAGATCGAGCCCGCGCCAACAGCGACAGCGCCGATCATGGACGAGCCCGCCGAGCCGACCCCGGGCAAAAACAAACGCACCACCGAAGGCGGCGAGCGCGTCTTGCGCGTCACCGCCGAGCGCCTGAACAGCCTGCTCGATCTATCGAGCAAATCGCTGGTGGAAACCCAGCGTCTCAAGCCGCATCTGGCGACCATGCAGCGTCTCAAGCGCATGCAGAACAACGGTCTGCGCGCGCTGGAAAATCTCAATGTGCACCTGAAGGAGCATGCGCTGAGCCTGGAAGCGCTCGAGTCGCTGGAAGATGCGCGACGTTTGCTCGCCGAGTCGCAGCAACTACTCAGCGAGAAAAACGCCGAACTCGACGAATTCGCCTGGCACGCCAGTCAGCGCGCGCAAGTGCTCTATGACACCGCGCTGGCCTGTCGCATGCGCCCGTTCGCCGATGTGTTGAGCGGGCAGGCGCGCATGGTTCGCGACCTCGGGCGCAGCCTTGGCAAACAAGTGCGCCTGGAGATCGAAGGCGAGAAAACCCAGGTCGATCGCGATGTGCTGGAAAAGCTCGAAGCGCCGCTGACTCACTTGCTGCGCAACGCTGTCGATCACGGCATCGAAACCCCGGAGCAACGCCTGCTCAAGGGCAAGCCGGAAGAGGGCCTGATTCGCCTGCGCGCCTCCCACCAAGCCGGTTTGCTGGTGCTGGAATTGAGCGATGACGGCAATGGCGTCGATCTTGAGAAAGTCCGCCGCAGCATCGTCGAACGGCAGTTATCCCCAGCCGAAACCGCAGCGCAATTGAGCGAAGAGGAACTGCTGACCTTCCTGTTTCTGCCGGGCTTCAGCCTGCGCGACAAAGTCACCGAAGTGTCCGGGCGTGGCGTCGGTCTCGACGCTGTTCAACACATGGTTCGCCAATTGCGCGGGGCCGTGGTGCTGGAGCAGACGGCGGGCGAGGGCAGCCGTTTCCATCTGGAGGTGCCGCTGACGCTTTCGGTGGTGCGCAGTCTGGTGGTGGAAGTCGGTGAAGAGGCCTATGCGTTCCCGCTGGCGCATATCGAGCGCATGTGCGATCTGGCGCCGGAAGACATCGTGCAGGTCGAGGGGCGTCAGCATTTCTGGCACGAAGGCCAGCACGTCGGGCTGGTCGCGGCCAGCCAGTTGCTCAATCGCCCAGCCAGTCAGAACGATGGCGCTACCCTGAAAGTCGTGGTGATCCGCGAGCGCGAGGCGATTTACGGGGTGGCGGTCGAGCGCTTCGTGGGTGAGCGCACGCTGGTGGTGTTGCCGCTGGACGAGCGTCTGGGCAAGGTTCAGGACATCTCCGCCGGGGCCTTGCTCGATGACGGCTCGGTGGTGCTGATCGTCGATGTCGAAGACATGCTGCGTTCGGTGGACAAACTGCTCAATACCGGGCGCCTGGAGCGCATTGCCCGCCACGGCAATCAAGCTGCCGAAGCGGCGCGCAAACGAGTCTTGGTGGTCGACGATTCGCTGACCGTGCGCGAGCTGCAACGCAAACTGCTGCTAAATCGTGGCTATGACGTCGCGGTGGCAGTGGACGGCATGGATGGCTGGAATGCGCTGCGTTCGGAGAACTTCGATCTGCTGATCACCGACATCGACATGCCGCGCATGGACGGCATCGAGCTGGTCACCCTGCTGCGCCGCGACAACCGTCTGCAATCGCTGCCGGTGATGGTCGTATCGTACAAGGATCGCGAAGAAGACCGCCGCCGTGGACTGGATGCCGGCGCCGACTATTATCTAGCCAAAGCCAGTTTTCATGACGACGCCCTGCTCGATGCAGTGGTCGAGCTCATCGGAGGAGCGCGGGCATGAGGATCGCAATCGTCAACGACATGCCCCTGGCGGTGGAGGCCCTGCGCCGAGCGCTGGCGTTCGAGCCGGCGCATCAGGTGATCTGGGTCGCCAGCAACGGCGCCGAGGCGGTGCAACGCTGCGCCGAGTGCACACCAGACCTGATTCTGATGGATCTGATCATGCCGATCATGGACGGCGTCGAAGCCACGCGGCGGATCATGGCCGAGACGCCGTGCGCGATTGTCATCGTCACCGTGGATCGTCAACAGAACGTGCACCGCGTGTTCGAGGCCATGGGTCACGGCGCACTGGACGTGGTCGACACGCCAGCGATCGGCGCCGGCAATGCCCAGGAAGCGGCGGCGCCGTTGTTGCGCAAGATCCTCAACATCGGCTGGCTGATCGGCGACAAGGCGCCACGTGCGCGCCCGGCGCCGAGTTCGCCGCGCAGTTCGCCGTCACGTCAGCGGCTGGTGGCGATCGGTTCGTCTGCAGGTGGGCCAGCGGCGCTGGAAGTGTTGCTCAAAGGCCTGCCGAAGGATTTTTCCGCCGCGATCGTGCTGGTGCAGCATGTCGATCAGGTGTTCGCCGCCGGCATGACCGAATGGCTGGCCAGTGCCAGCGGCCTCGATGTGCGTCTGGCCCGTGAAGGCGAGCCGCCGCAAAGTGGCGCGGTGCTGCTGGCCGGGACCAATCACCATATTCGCCTGTTGAAAAACGGCACGCTGGCCTACACCGCCGAACCGGTCAACGAGATCTATCGCCCCTCGATCGACGTGTTTTTCGAGAGCGTCGCCAGTTACTGGAACGGTGACGCCGTCGGGGTTTTATTGACCGGGATGGGGCGCGATGGCGCGCAAGGGCTTAAGCTCATGCGCCAGCAGGGTTATTTGACCATTGCGCAGGATCAGCACAGCAGTGCGGTGTACGGCATGCCCAAGGCTGCCGCGGCGATCGATGCCGCGGTGGAAATCCGCCCGCTGGAAAAGATAGCGCCACGATTGCTGGAGATTTTCCCCAAATGAACAGGTTGATCGGCAATCCAGGCTCCCGCAGTACTCAGGTGACCGCTCATGAATGATTTACAGATCGACGACATTAAAACCGACGAGAACGCCGCCATGGTGTTGTTGGTGGATGATCAGGCGATGATCGGCGAAGCGGTGCGCCGTGGGCTGTCGAATCAGGAAAACATCGACTTCCACTTCTGCTCCGACCCGCAGCAGGCCATCGCCCAGGCGGTGCGGATCAAGCCGACGGTGATCCTCCAGGACCTGGTGATGCCCGGCCTCGATGGCCTGAGCCTGGTGCGCGAATACCGCAATCACCCGGCGACCAAGGACATCCCGATCATCGTCCTCTCGACCAAGGAAGACCCGCTGATCAAGAGCGCGGCGTTTTCCGCGGGCGCCAACGATTATCTGGTGAAACTGCCGGATACCATCGAGCTGGTCGCGCGGATCCGCTACCACTCGCGTTCCTACATGACATTGCTGCAACGAGACGCCGCGTACCGTGCGTTGCGGGTCAGCCAGCAGCAATTGCTCGACACCAATCTGGTGCTGCAACGGCTGATGAACTCCGATGGCCTGACCGGGCTGTCTAACCGCCGTCACTTCGACGAGTACCTGGAACTGGAGTGGCGCCGTTCGCTGCGCGATCAGACGCAGCTGTCATTGCTGATGATCGACGTTGATTACTTCAAGTCGTACAACGACAGTTTTGGCCACGTTGAAGGCGACGAAGCGTTGCGCAAGGTCGCTACGGCGATCCGCGAGGCCAGCTCGCGGCCATCGGACCTGCCGGCGCGTTACGGCGGCGAGGAGTTTGTGCTGGTCCTGCCGAACACTTCGCCGGGCGGCGCGCGGCTGTTGGCCGAGAAACTGCGCCAGACCGTGGCGGCGCTGAAAATTCCGCACAACACGCCGGCCGAGGGCTCCAGTCTGACCATCAGCATTGGTCTGGCGACCATGGTGCCCCAGGCGGGGAGTGATTGCCGGCTGCTGATTTCGGCGGCGGATCGCGGCTTGTATCTGGCCAAGAACAATGGGCGCAATCAGGTCGGGATCGAGTAACGGCCGTTGCCCTCACCCCAGCCCTCTCCCCGGAGGGAGAGGGGGCCGACCGAGGTGTCTCGGGCCAGACATCGACCTGAGAGATCGCAGCGATTATGGATCTTCAGGCTTGGCGATCACGGATTCGGTGAAGCCATGTCTAGTCGGCGTATGTTTCAAATATCCCCCGATCGGTCCCCTCTCCCTCCGGGAGAGGGCTAGGGTGAGGGCAGCAATCTCGGCCCATTCACCGCCAGACGGGCTGCCGCGACAGCCTGTTTACGTTATACTCGCCGGCTTTCAAAAGTTCGCCAACGAGTGCTGCCCGTCATGGAAATCAACCCGATCCTGAACACCATCAAGGACCTGTCCGAGCGCTCCGAAACTATTCGGGGGTATCTTTGACTACGATCAAAAGCATGAGCGTCTGACCGAGGTCAATCGCGAGCTTGAAGATCCGAGTGTCTGGAACAAACCTGAATACGCCCAGGAGCTGGGCCGCGAGCGTGCCGCGCTGGCGCAGATCGTCGACACCCTCGACGAACTGAACGGCGGTCTGGCCGATTGCCGCGACCTGCTGGACATGGCCGTCGAAGAAAACGACGAAGGCGCAGTGGGCGATGTCGTCGCCGAGCTGGCCCGTCTCGAGGAAAATCTGGCCAAGCTGGAATTCCGCCGCATGTTCAGCCATGAAATGGACCCGAACAACGCCTACCTGGACATCCAGGCCGGTTCCGGCGGTACCGAAGCGCAGGACTGGGCCAACATCCTGCTGCGCATGTACCTGCGCTGGGCCGACAAACGCGGTTTCGACGCGACCATCATGGAACTGTCCGCCGGTGAAGTCGCCGGGATCAAGGGCGCGACCGTGCACATCAAGGGCGAATACGCCTTTGGCTGGCTGCGTACCGAGATCGGCGTGCACCGTCTGGTGCGCAAAAGCCCGTTCGACTCCGGCAACCGTCGCCACACTTCGTTCTCCGCTGTTTTCGTCTCGCCAGAGATCGATGACAAGGTGGAAATCGAAATCAACCCGGCAGACCTGCGGATCGACACCTATCGTTCCTCCGGTGCCGGTGGTCAGCACGTAAACACCACCGACTCGGCCGTACGTATCACCCACGTACCGACCAACACCGTGGTCAGCTGCCAGAACGAGCGTTCCCAGCACGCCAACAAGGAC
This window contains:
- a CDS encoding CheR family methyltransferase, whose product is MSGEQRFFDFLKERIGLDVASVGAAIIERAVRQRTTLSQAAHADEYWQLLQGSRDEQQALIEAVIVPETWFFRYPESFATLGKLARGRLKELNNMRALRILSLPCSTGEEPYSIAMALLDAGLQPHQFKVDGMDISPLSVEKARRAVYGKNSFRGQDLEYRERHFFAEQDGHRVNEYVREQVRWQVGNVLDPTLFASEPAFDFVFCRNLLIYFDQPTQKQVFEVLKRLTHVDGVLFIGPAEGSLLGRLGMRSIGIPQSFAFSRHSEPHPEPLPTPKPVAVPVSQPLRSAPPAPVRNRPFAAVTALPVTKKTANPDAATLLAQIAALANEGKSAEARAACEHYLRSHEPVAQVFYWLGLLSDVAGLSLEAQGFYRKALYLEPQHPEALMHLAALLQAQGDTAGARRLQERAARSGRTADSERKR
- a CDS encoding chemotaxis response regulator protein-glutamate methylesterase codes for the protein MRIAIVNDMPLAVEALRRALAFEPAHQVIWVASNGAEAVQRCAECTPDLILMDLIMPIMDGVEATRRIMAETPCAIVIVTVDRQQNVHRVFEAMGHGALDVVDTPAIGAGNAQEAAAPLLRKILNIGWLIGDKAPRARPAPSSPRSSPSRQRLVAIGSSAGGPAALEVLLKGLPKDFSAAIVLVQHVDQVFAAGMTEWLASASGLDVRLAREGEPPQSGAVLLAGTNHHIRLLKNGTLAYTAEPVNEIYRPSIDVFFESVASYWNGDAVGVLLTGMGRDGAQGLKLMRQQGYLTIAQDQHSSAVYGMPKAAAAIDAAVEIRPLEKIAPRLLEIFPK
- the prfB gene encoding peptide chain release factor 2 (programmed frameshift), translated to MEINPILNTIKDLSERSETIRGYLDYDQKHERLTEVNRELEDPSVWNKPEYAQELGRERAALAQIVDTLDELNGGLADCRDLLDMAVEENDEGAVGDVVAELARLEENLAKLEFRRMFSHEMDPNNAYLDIQAGSGGTEAQDWANILLRMYLRWADKRGFDATIMELSAGEVAGIKGATVHIKGEYAFGWLRTEIGVHRLVRKSPFDSGNRRHTSFSAVFVSPEIDDKVEIEINPADLRIDTYRSSGAGGQHVNTTDSAVRITHVPTNTVVSCQNERSQHANKDTAMKMLRAKLYEQEMQKRNAASQALEDTKSDIGWGHQIRSYVLDASRIKDLRTNIERSDCDKVLDGDIDEYLEASLKSGL
- a CDS encoding methyl-accepting chemotaxis protein; this encodes MKNWTLRQRILASFAVIIAIMLLMVVLSYSRLLKIEASENSVRDDAIPGVYYSSMIRGAWVDSYLQTQELLGLKEGQGVSSEDAADYKAFEARLQEQMANYRKTMATDEDRSEFALFEKYHDTYMQIQDAVLDLHKRNLEADAIKLFNEKLTPAWYTGRMKLNDIIGENKVVADTAMANIDDAVATAKVSMVISLLVAVLAAGLCGLLLMRAIMAPMNRIVTILDIMRTGDLSSRLNLDRKDEFGAVETGFNDMMTELTSLVSQAQRSSVQVTTSVTEIAATSKQQQATATETAATTTEIGATSREIAATSRDLVRTMTEVSTAADQASVLAGSGQQGLARMEDTMHSVMGAADLVNAKLAILNEKAGNINQVVVTIVKVADQTNLLSLNAAIEAEKAGEYGRGFAVVATEVRRLADQTAVATYDIEQMVREIQSAVSAGVMGMDKFSEEVRRGMSEVQQVGEQLSQIIHQVQALAPRVLMVNEGMQAQATGAEQINHALVQLGDASSQTVESLRQASFAIDELSQVAVGLRSGVSRFKV
- a CDS encoding Hcp family type VI secretion system effector, encoding MATPAYMSVTGEKQGLITAGAFTADSVGNTYQEGHEDQVMVQAFTHDVIIPRDPQSGQPTGQRVHKPVVITKVYDKASPLLQAALTSGERMSEIVIQWYRTSAQGTQEHYYTTKLEDAIIVAINNKMHNCQDPGNAHFTHLEEVQFTYRKITWTHEVSGTSGSDDWRAPVV
- a CDS encoding chemotaxis protein CheW; the encoded protein is MSASDTLNVTHEDARAIDDCWNRIGIHGDKSCPLLEEHIHCRNCSVYSAAATRLLDRYSLQQDQREAVVSKVEIDVKTRSLLMFRLGEEWLGLATRTLVEVAPLQAIHSLPHQRSRALLGVANVRGALVACLSLVELLDLGASVAPAGGGRVMPRMLIIAAHGGPVVVPVDEVDGIHAIDERILDAASQSGAQASAKYTRGVLQYRGRSLRWLDEEQLLSAVTRSLT
- a CDS encoding chemotaxis protein CheW, with the protein product MSEIIAKRGAAPVAKQALFLLFRIGSERYALRATEVAEVLPRLPLKPIARAPHWVAGVFAYRGAVVPVIDLSALTFGRPAEARTSTRLVLVNYQPDQAQAAQWLGLILEQATDTLRCHPQDFQPYGLDNREAPYLGPVREDAQGLLQWVRVNDLLDDAVCSLLFPDPPRDPAQLEAQS
- a CDS encoding response regulator; translation: MNDLQIDDIKTDENAAMVLLVDDQAMIGEAVRRGLSNQENIDFHFCSDPQQAIAQAVRIKPTVILQDLVMPGLDGLSLVREYRNHPATKDIPIIVLSTKEDPLIKSAAFSAGANDYLVKLPDTIELVARIRYHSRSYMTLLQRDAAYRALRVSQQQLLDTNLVLQRLMNSDGLTGLSNRRHFDEYLELEWRRSLRDQTQLSLLMIDVDYFKSYNDSFGHVEGDEALRKVATAIREASSRPSDLPARYGGEEFVLVLPNTSPGGARLLAEKLRQTVAALKIPHNTPAEGSSLTISIGLATMVPQAGSDCRLLISAADRGLYLAKNNGRNQVGIE
- a CDS encoding hybrid sensor histidine kinase/response regulator, whose amino-acid sequence is MTPEQMRDASLLELFSLEAEAQTQVLSAGLLALERNPTQADQLESCMRAAHSLKGAARIVGIDSGVSVAHVMEDCLVSAQEGRLLLRPEHIDALLQGTDLLMRIATPANAPRPADIEAYVTLMGRLLDPSAPAAVVATPPMAELQIEPAPTATAPIMDEPAEPTPGKNKRTTEGGERVLRVTAERLNSLLDLSSKSLVETQRLKPHLATMQRLKRMQNNGLRALENLNVHLKEHALSLEALESLEDARRLLAESQQLLSEKNAELDEFAWHASQRAQVLYDTALACRMRPFADVLSGQARMVRDLGRSLGKQVRLEIEGEKTQVDRDVLEKLEAPLTHLLRNAVDHGIETPEQRLLKGKPEEGLIRLRASHQAGLLVLELSDDGNGVDLEKVRRSIVERQLSPAETAAQLSEEELLTFLFLPGFSLRDKVTEVSGRGVGLDAVQHMVRQLRGAVVLEQTAGEGSRFHLEVPLTLSVVRSLVVEVGEEAYAFPLAHIERMCDLAPEDIVQVEGRQHFWHEGQHVGLVAASQLLNRPASQNDGATLKVVVIREREAIYGVAVERFVGERTLVVLPLDERLGKVQDISAGALLDDGSVVLIVDVEDMLRSVDKLLNTGRLERIARHGNQAAEAARKRVLVVDDSLTVRELQRKLLLNRGYDVAVAVDGMDGWNALRSENFDLLITDIDMPRMDGIELVTLLRRDNRLQSLPVMVVSYKDREEDRRRGLDAGADYYLAKASFHDDALLDAVVELIGGARA